Proteins encoded in a region of the Elusimicrobiota bacterium genome:
- a CDS encoding tagaturonate epimerase family protein — protein MNSSNNPITHEKAVKLRKKYPHTNPSVIRNGFVFGVGYRCAYGLGNVIQAKVAKELGIQVVLAQQSARELERTGRTYENVIDLGAYSSQEANLTIPWSADGDHLKTEEHIKAAVAGGCTHFTYDVSNELKKSIKEAVEQLTKLINLTAELKKGKDFTVEVSFDETEYTTKFDEVIFALEELKKRKIKVDELAPRFPGFFEKAIDYYLEKRDDKNTVEFERYLIEILKILNKYGVRLCVHSGSDKFSIYPILAKHTKNNYHLKSAGTYYLEELRIVAKHNPDLFKEIYAISMKQFEKDRASYELSTNTKNIPEISKLKGEDIFALLDTKTGNGDLRQLLHVTYGSILTVDRFFNGCFEALKNHSDEHYEVFKKHIKLHVDPCFVL, from the coding sequence TTGAACAGCAGCAATAATCCTATTACTCATGAAAAAGCAGTAAAACTGCGTAAAAAATACCCGCACACAAATCCCAGTGTTATAAGAAACGGTTTTGTGTTCGGAGTCGGCTACAGATGCGCTTACGGCCTGGGCAATGTAATTCAAGCCAAAGTAGCCAAAGAGCTGGGAATTCAGGTTGTTCTTGCGCAACAGTCAGCAAGGGAACTTGAAAGGACCGGCAGGACTTACGAAAACGTGATTGACCTTGGCGCCTACTCATCCCAGGAGGCAAATCTTACGATCCCCTGGTCAGCTGATGGAGACCACCTGAAAACCGAGGAACATATTAAAGCCGCAGTTGCAGGCGGATGCACACATTTCACTTATGATGTTTCAAATGAGCTTAAAAAGAGCATAAAAGAAGCGGTAGAACAATTAACAAAACTTATAAACCTGACTGCTGAATTGAAGAAAGGAAAGGATTTCACAGTTGAAGTTTCGTTTGACGAGACTGAATATACGACAAAATTCGACGAAGTCATATTCGCCCTGGAAGAATTGAAAAAAAGAAAAATAAAAGTTGATGAACTTGCCCCCAGATTCCCGGGATTTTTTGAGAAAGCCATAGACTATTATCTGGAAAAAAGGGATGACAAAAACACAGTCGAATTTGAGAGATACCTGATTGAAATACTCAAAATTCTCAACAAATACGGGGTAAGGCTTTGCGTTCATTCAGGCAGCGACAAATTTTCCATATACCCAATTCTTGCAAAACACACAAAGAATAATTACCATTTGAAATCAGCGGGTACTTATTACCTGGAAGAGTTGAGAATAGTCGCAAAACATAACCCGGACCTTTTTAAAGAAATTTACGCAATATCGATGAAACAATTTGAAAAAGACCGCGCCAGTTATGAATTATCCACGAATACTAAAAATATCCCTGAAATATCAAAGCTCAAAGGCGAGGATATTTTTGCTTTATTGGACACCAAAACAGGCAATGGCGACTTGCGTCAGTTGCTTCACGTAACTTACGGCTCCATACTGACTGTAGATAGATTTTTTAACGGATGTTTCGAAGCCCTTAAAAACCATTCTGACGAGCATTATGAAGTGTTTAAAAAACATATTAAATTGCACGTGGATCCATGTTTTGTCCTTTAA